A window of Syntrophobacterales bacterium genomic DNA:
GTAGAAAACGGCATAAAATATACTGGAAAAGGGGGGAGGGTGGAGGTATCGTCTTTCGTGAATGACGGGTATGTCCAGATAAATGTGAAGGATAATGGGGTAGGAATTTCGGAAGACGACATAAACTATGTATTTGACAGGTTCTATCAAGCCGATAAGTCGAGAAGGAGGGAGGGCGGCAGCGGTCTCGGGCTGTCCATAAGCAAATGGATTGCTGAAGCCCACAAAGGCTCCATCCAGGTAGAAAGCCGGCCTATGAAAGGAAGCCTGTTTTTGATCAAACTGCCTTTATAACTGGAGGGATTTATGAAAAACAAACGATGGTATTTGACCATTACTCTGCTCGTCTGCATAGTACTGGTATTCGTGTATGCAAGAGGAAAATTGATTGCCAGGGAAGCCGTGTTTGATGCGAACAAAATGCCGGTAAAAGCTGTGGCATATGATAATAAGGGTTTACCGAGTTTCAGTCCTCTTGTTAAGCAGGTGAGATCTGCAATTGTCAACATAAGCACTACTACGGTCACTAAAAGTCATGATATGGGCGGATTCATGGGTCCTCAAGGAGGGTTCAAAGACTTTTTCGGAGAGGATTTTTTCGAGAAGTTCTTCGGTGATATGCCAAAAAGGGAGTACAAACAGCGGAGCCTTGGATCTGGATTCATTATTGACAGGGAAGGTTACATTCTTACCAACAATCACGTGGTAGAAAAGGCACAAACCATAAAAGTAAAGCTTACGGATTGGAAAGAGTATGACGCCACCGTGGTCGGCAGAGATCCTAAGATGGACCTTGCTCTGATAAAGATTAATGCGAGGCATGATCTTCCTGCCACGACTTTTGGAGATTCAGATAAGCTGGAAGTGGGTGACTGGGTTGTTGCCATAGGGAATCCGTTTGGTCTTGAGCATACCGTGACTCAGGGAATAGTGAGCGCAAAAGGAAGGGTTATAGGGGCTGGTCCCTATGACGATTTTATCCAGACAGACGCGTCCATCAATCCCGGAAACAGCGGAGGACCATTGTTTAATCTTAATGGTGAAGTTGTGGGGATAAATACCGCGATCGTTTCTGGAGGACAGGGTATAGGATTTGCGATACCCATCAACGTGGTCAAGGACCTTCTGCCTCAGCTCAAGACCAAAGGCAGGGTCGTCCGGGGGTGGCTCGGTGTGGTGATACAGAAGGTGACGCCTGAAATTGCAAAGAGTTTCGGGCTGAAGGAGGCGGAAGGGGCGCTTGTTTCCGATGTTGCTGAACAAAGTTCTGCGGATAAGGCTGGTATAAAGAGAGGAGATGTGATTACTTCCTTCAATGGGAAACAAATAAAGGAGATGGATCAACTTCCTAAACTGGTCGGCGCTACGGAGATTGGCAAAGAAGTCACCGTAGGTATTCTAAGAGATGGTAAGTCGATTGAAGTGAAAGTTACGATAGGCGAGATGAAGGAAGAAGGTCCCATGGTTTCGAAGAAACCCGAGGTGGAGAAGGATTCCTTCGGGCTTATAGTCCAGAATATTACCCCGGACATTACGAAGCATCTGAATTTGAAGGACAAGAAGGGAGTTATAGTTACCGACGTTCAGCCAGGAAGTCCGGCACAGAATGCTGATATCAGGTCAGGTGATGTGATTAAAGAGATTGGAAGGAAACCCATTAGAAACCTGGCTGATTTCAAAGAGGTGATGAAAAAGGCAAGCATCAAGGAGGGTATAGTGCTTCTGGTTACGAGAGAGAATGCGACCTTCTATGCGGTAATAAGAGAATAACGGACAAAATTTACGACGATCCACATGAAGAAATCAGGTGGGATTAAAGATATGCCCTATCCTCAAACCTGATTCTGGCATTCTTCCATACACACAGTACGATAAAGGAGGGATAGACGACCGCACAGGAAAAGTGATAAGGAATTAGAATAAGGGTGTTCAAAATTGAGTCAAGGAACGGCTTTTTATCAAGGAACTGCGGCAGTCGTAAGGACGTATCTTTGGAGGCCCCTCCTGCCCTGCCGGAGGTTATGATTCTATATAGAGCTTGACTTGTTATGAACATATGTTTAGCATAACAACATGGCGCGACCAAAAAAATGCAGGTGCCTTGTCGGTTCCCCAAATGCAGTATACTTCAAGCCGCGAGGCATTCCTCTTGCCAAGCTTGAGGAGGTATCTCTCAGTCCTGACGAATTCGAGGCCATTAATCTTGCCGACTATCAGGGTCTTTATCACGAAGAGGCCGCCGGGAAGATGGGTGTGTCGAGACCCACGTTTGGGAGAATACTTGGGGCGGCCCGAAAAAAGATAGCCGACGCGGTGGTGCAAGGCAAAGCCCTCCAAATCGAGACCGAGGTAGATGACAAAGGAAGATGAGCGTATTTCCCTGAGTGCATTCCCCTTGTAAATCAGGGAGCTTTCAGACCGTGAGGCCCATCTTGACACTTAAAGAAAGGCTGGGCGTTCCTATGCGGACACCTACTACACTAAGGTAAAGGAATATTGCCGTGCCCCGTTACCGTTGCTCCGCTGAGGCCAAGTCCTCCCTTCTCTTCCACCTCTTATGGGAGGAAATAGCGAATCGGTGGGCTTCGTCCCTCATTTTTACGATCTCGCGAAATATCGGAGAGTTCTTTGGCATCGGGAGAGGGTTTTTGCGAAGCGGCAGGTAGATAAGATCGTCCATTCTCTTTCTTCTCTGACCTTTGGCAATACCGATCACATCAATATCCCGGCTCATTGACCGGAGGATTTTGCTCACTGAGTAGAGATGGCCTTTACCTCCGTCGATTATCATCAGATCAGGCATAGGACCCAGTTTCTCGTCAGCCATCCTCCTGCCTATGACCTCCCCCATCATGGCAATATCGTCCATGCAGGGCGCCTCTCTTATGTGAAACACGCGGTATCCGCTCTTTTTTGCCTTAAAACTCTCGAATACCACCATCACACCTATTGGGTTAGCCCCTCCGGTATGGGAATTATCGTAAATTTCTATCCTGAAAGGCTCTTTTCTTAAATGGAGTGCGGCCGCAAAGGTTTTTTCGTTCACCACCGACTCCGTCTCGTGGAGATTCTCGATTGCCAAGGAAATCATTTCTCGCGCGAGCCTTCCGCCAGGGCCGTAGATCTTCACGGGTCCCTGTTTTTGTTTCCTCAAATATCTCTCCAGCGAAACCCTGTCCTCCAATTCCTCTGATAACATGATTTCATCAGGTATCGGCCTTGAAGTGTAGTACTGGAACAGAAAAGACGACAGGACTTCCTCAAAATTGCCGCCCATCAACTCCTCTTTGAACAGCCTTTTTGAAATGAGAATCCCTTTGCGGAAACTCAGCAGGGTTGCGCGGAACCTCTCCTTTTCCTGCGCGAACGCCCATACATCTCTGTTCTTCCCGAGGTGTTCATGGACGTTCTGTCTTTCCATCATTCTTTTGATGGCCTGGTATCGCCCCTTCATCTTTCCGGCTTCTTCAAAATTCCACGAGGCAGCCGCTTTCTTGATGCGGTCATCCAAGTCTTTTAAAAGCTTCTCATCTCTTCCCGAGAGAAAATCTTTGAGTTCTTCGACGACCTGACCGTAAACCTCCTCGCGGATATCCCCTCCGCAGGGTCCGAGACACTTCTTTAACTCAAAAAGCATGCACGGCCTTTTCCTTTTCCGAAAAACAGTATCCTTACATCTCCTGATGGGGTAGAGGGTCTGGACCAATTTCAGGACATCCCGCACATCTTTTCCATGAGGGTAAGGACCGAAATAGGCGGAGCCATCATTTTTGATCTTCCGCGTCACATAGAGAGCGGGAAAACGTTCATGGATGGAAAGCTTCAGGGATACATAAGTCTTGTCATCTTTCAGAATAATATTGTATTTCGGGGTATGCTCCTTAATAAGATTGTTTTCGAGGAGAAAGGCTTCTTTCTCGTTATCCGTAAGCACCACGTCCACATGGTCAATCGACCCGGCAAGATGTTCGGTCTTCACCGACCTCCCGCTTTCCCGGAAGTAGCTCCTTACCCTGTCTTTGATATTCTTCGCCTTTCCTATGTATATGATCTGCTTGTTTTTGTCTCTGAATATATAGACGCCGGAAGATTCCGGCAGGTTATCCATAATTGATTCATTCATCAGGTTTCACACAATTCGCGGTGAAGTGTTGGGACTCTCTTTCCTCATACGCTCCATCCCTACACTCCATACCACTCTAGAGAGTCAATTCCATTTGCTCAAGTTTGAGCAGGCGGTCTCTCAATTGAGCGGCTTTTTCGAAGTCCCATTTTTTTGCCGCTTCTCCGATCTCTTTCCTGAGTTTCTTCACCATCTTCGACAGTTTCTTTGGCTCAAGGGTCTTTTCCTCCAACTCGTCAATGGGCACTGTGTAATAATCTTTTTCATAGATTGAGGAAAGGATGTCAACCACAGACTTTTTGATCCCTTCGGGGGTTATGCCATTTTTCTCATTATATTCCATCTGCGCCTTGCGCCTTCGCTCTGTCTCGCCTATTGCCCGGCTCATGGAATTTGTCATCACGTCGGCAAACATGAGCACCTTCCCGTTCAGGTTTCTTGCTGCCCTGCCGCATGTCTGAATAAGAGAGGTTTGAGACCGGAGAAACCCCTCTTTGTCCGCATCAAGAATGGCCACAAGGGCTACCTCGGGAAGGTCAAGTCCTTCTCTCAGGAGGTTTACCCCCACGAGGACATCGAACTTCCCTGCCCTCAGGTCTCTTACAATCGCGACTCGCTCAAGAGTGCTTACGTCAGAATGAAGATATTTCGTTTTCACGCCCTTATCAAGAAGATAGTCCGTAAGGTCCTCCGCGAAACGCTTCGTGAGTGTCGTGACGAGCGCCCTTTCCTTGTTCTCCACGACTCTTTTTATCTCGGGAAGCAGCGTATCCACCTGATTCTTCGCTTTCATTATCTCAATGGCTGGGTCCATGAGACCGGTGGGCCGTATGATCTGCTCCACCGTATACCCTTTTGCTTTGGTAAGCTCATATGCAGCCGGAGTTGCGGATGCATAGAGGACCTGCCGGGTTCTTGCCTCAAACTCCTCGAATATGAGGGGTCTGTTGTCCAAGGCGGAAGGAAGGCGAAACCCGTATTCCACCAGGGTCGTTTTCCGTGCCCTGTCTCCCCTGTACATGCCTATGAGCTGGGGTACAGTCACATGGCTTTCATCTATCATTACCACTGTATTTGAGGGAAAGTAGTCCATGAGGGTAGGGGGCGGCTCCCCTGCCGACCTGCCGGTGAGATGCCGTGAATAATTCTCGATACCCTGACAGTAACCAATCTCTCGCAGCATCTCGAGGTCGTACTTTGTCCTCATTTCCACCCTTTGCGCTTCAAGAAGCTTATTTTGGCTCTTGAGAAGTTTCACGTGATCGTTAAGTTCCCTCTCGATTGATTCCACCGCTTTTTCCAGAGTTTCTTTAGGCGTCACGTAATGGCTTGTGGGATATATGGTGCAACGTGTAAGCCTCGCAACAACGTTCCCTTTAAGCGGATCTATCTGGTAGATTGCCGAAACACAGTCCTCATCAAGGACAATTCTAATGGCTTTCTCTTCCTCATAGGCTGGAAATACATCAATGTTCTCCCCCCTCACCCTAAAACGCCCCCGGTAAAAATCAATATCATTTCTT
This region includes:
- a CDS encoding DegQ family serine endoprotease codes for the protein MKNKRWYLTITLLVCIVLVFVYARGKLIAREAVFDANKMPVKAVAYDNKGLPSFSPLVKQVRSAIVNISTTTVTKSHDMGGFMGPQGGFKDFFGEDFFEKFFGDMPKREYKQRSLGSGFIIDREGYILTNNHVVEKAQTIKVKLTDWKEYDATVVGRDPKMDLALIKINARHDLPATTFGDSDKLEVGDWVVAIGNPFGLEHTVTQGIVSAKGRVIGAGPYDDFIQTDASINPGNSGGPLFNLNGEVVGINTAIVSGGQGIGFAIPINVVKDLLPQLKTKGRVVRGWLGVVIQKVTPEIAKSFGLKEAEGALVSDVAEQSSADKAGIKRGDVITSFNGKQIKEMDQLPKLVGATEIGKEVTVGILRDGKSIEVKVTIGEMKEEGPMVSKKPEVEKDSFGLIVQNITPDITKHLNLKDKKGVIVTDVQPGSPAQNADIRSGDVIKEIGRKPIRNLADFKEVMKKASIKEGIVLLVTRENATFYAVIRE
- the uvrC gene encoding excinuclease ABC subunit UvrC; this encodes MNESIMDNLPESSGVYIFRDKNKQIIYIGKAKNIKDRVRSYFRESGRSVKTEHLAGSIDHVDVVLTDNEKEAFLLENNLIKEHTPKYNIILKDDKTYVSLKLSIHERFPALYVTRKIKNDGSAYFGPYPHGKDVRDVLKLVQTLYPIRRCKDTVFRKRKRPCMLFELKKCLGPCGGDIREEVYGQVVEELKDFLSGRDEKLLKDLDDRIKKAAASWNFEEAGKMKGRYQAIKRMMERQNVHEHLGKNRDVWAFAQEKERFRATLLSFRKGILISKRLFKEELMGGNFEEVLSSFLFQYYTSRPIPDEIMLSEELEDRVSLERYLRKQKQGPVKIYGPGGRLAREMISLAIENLHETESVVNEKTFAAALHLRKEPFRIEIYDNSHTGGANPIGVMVVFESFKAKKSGYRVFHIREAPCMDDIAMMGEVIGRRMADEKLGPMPDLMIIDGGKGHLYSVSKILRSMSRDIDVIGIAKGQRRKRMDDLIYLPLRKNPLPMPKNSPIFREIVKMRDEAHRFAISSHKRWKRREDLASAEQR
- the uvrB gene encoding excinuclease ABC subunit UvrB, whose translation is MPKFRIASDYKPRGDQPQAIENISKNIEAGVSHQVLLGVTGSGKTFTMANVIEKVQRPTLVISHNKTLAAQLYGEFKGLFPENEVHFFVSYYDYYQPEAYLPHTDTYIEKDASINEEIDKLRLLATNALFDRDDVIIVASVSCIYGLGSPEAYYGMLIYVEEGQQIERKTILDKLIQCQYERNDIDFYRGRFRVRGENIDVFPAYEEEKAIRIVLDEDCVSAIYQIDPLKGNVVARLTRCTIYPTSHYVTPKETLEKAVESIERELNDHVKLLKSQNKLLEAQRVEMRTKYDLEMLREIGYCQGIENYSRHLTGRSAGEPPPTLMDYFPSNTVVMIDESHVTVPQLIGMYRGDRARKTTLVEYGFRLPSALDNRPLIFEEFEARTRQVLYASATPAAYELTKAKGYTVEQIIRPTGLMDPAIEIMKAKNQVDTLLPEIKRVVENKERALVTTLTKRFAEDLTDYLLDKGVKTKYLHSDVSTLERVAIVRDLRAGKFDVLVGVNLLREGLDLPEVALVAILDADKEGFLRSQTSLIQTCGRAARNLNGKVLMFADVMTNSMSRAIGETERRRKAQMEYNEKNGITPEGIKKSVVDILSSIYEKDYYTVPIDELEEKTLEPKKLSKMVKKLRKEIGEAAKKWDFEKAAQLRDRLLKLEQMELTL
- a CDS encoding DUF134 domain-containing protein; translation: MARPKKCRCLVGSPNAVYFKPRGIPLAKLEEVSLSPDEFEAINLADYQGLYHEEAAGKMGVSRPTFGRILGAARKKIADAVVQGKALQIETEVDDKGR